Proteins encoded in a region of the Bacteroidota bacterium genome:
- the rmuC gene encoding DNA recombination protein RmuC produces MEIVFLIVGLLLGAVIAYFFVKNKPNAVEKELQFKITELEREKSVLTDRIQQMILQQKNSDDILKKERDQIIALSSSLATKQEMVNNYLDKLENQKADVENLQKKFTMEFENLSSKILEEKSLKFVEQNRTNLDVILTPLREKIKDFEQKVEQSYKIESAERHTLKGEIKNLIELNKQISDEANNLARALKGDTKTQGNWGEAILERILERSGLVKGCEYEVQYNTTNEEGRRIQPDIIINLPDNKHIVIDSKVSLVAYDAMVNASTDEDREKYLRDHILSVRSHIKGLSEKNYQTSIGINTPDFVLLFMPIESSFGLAVQADNELFTFAWDRKIVIVSPSTLLATMKTISSIWKQERQTRNAIEIARQGGALYDKFKNFVDDLIEVGTKMNGAKKSYEDAMNKLSSGSGNLVKRVEDLKKLGAKSTKDLPPSILEKAQESVEEE; encoded by the coding sequence ATGGAGATTGTATTTTTAATTGTTGGATTGCTACTTGGAGCAGTCATTGCTTACTTTTTTGTGAAGAACAAGCCAAATGCAGTAGAGAAGGAGCTTCAATTCAAAATTACTGAACTTGAAAGAGAAAAGAGTGTGCTGACTGACAGAATTCAGCAAATGATTCTTCAGCAAAAAAATTCAGACGATATCCTGAAAAAGGAAAGAGATCAAATCATTGCTTTGAGTTCAAGTCTGGCGACAAAACAAGAAATGGTTAACAACTATCTCGATAAACTGGAGAATCAGAAAGCAGATGTTGAAAACCTGCAGAAGAAATTTACAATGGAATTTGAAAATCTTTCTTCTAAGATCCTTGAAGAAAAGAGTCTCAAATTTGTAGAGCAGAACAGAACAAATCTGGATGTTATTCTGACACCACTCAGAGAAAAAATAAAAGACTTTGAACAGAAAGTAGAGCAGTCTTATAAAATTGAATCTGCGGAAAGACATACATTAAAGGGTGAGATCAAAAATCTGATTGAATTAAATAAGCAGATCTCTGATGAAGCAAATAATTTAGCGCGGGCACTGAAAGGGGACACAAAAACGCAAGGCAATTGGGGTGAAGCAATTCTTGAAAGAATTCTGGAACGCTCAGGATTGGTTAAAGGTTGTGAATACGAAGTTCAGTATAATACTACAAACGAAGAAGGACGTCGCATTCAACCCGATATAATTATTAATCTGCCCGACAACAAACATATTGTTATCGATTCAAAAGTAAGTCTGGTTGCTTATGATGCAATGGTAAATGCAAGTACAGATGAAGACCGTGAGAAATATTTACGCGATCATATACTTTCAGTTCGTTCGCATATTAAAGGTCTGAGTGAAAAAAATTATCAGACATCAATTGGAATAAACACTCCTGATTTTGTTCTTTTGTTTATGCCAATAGAATCCTCATTTGGTCTGGCAGTTCAGGCAGATAATGAGTTGTTCACTTTTGCATGGGACAGAAAAATTGTGATCGTAAGTCCATCGACATTACTTGCGACGATGAAAACAATTTCATCTATCTGGAAGCAGGAGCGACAAACAAGAAACGCAATTGAAATTGCCAGACAAGGTGGTGCATTGTATGATAAGTTTAAAAACTTCGTAGACGATCTGATTGAAGTCGGTACAAAGATGAATGGTGCAAAGAAGTCATACGAAGATGCAATGAATAAATTATCTTCAGGCTCAGGAAATCTTGTTAAGCGGGTAGAAGACCTGAAAAAACTTGGGGCGAAATCAACAAAGGATCTTCCACCTTCTATTTTGGAAAAGGCACAGGAAAGTGTAGAAGAAGAATAA
- a CDS encoding DUF922 domain-containing protein, with amino-acid sequence MKNYFLVWMFLLTTPFRLFSAEYILNLHPESWNINQKGYHISEVRDGRNDKSTGTVMVTGKIMTAGFKKSLTSDLLDLVQHSVTFDSTTIPVILELKKFRLDVKGSPAKHQDVLDFSIRFYREIDGDIFELFQLNGKPTMNVLGNIPEVAEKNILTAMKQSLLNFDQWMKENINIPPMANKVVVEFLHNIRLKPDIGDTLIWSEGYQLAWTDFLGPVKASDFAAESNCMFYYKARPEIQNGTLTLYINFDACFIKRSSWVKEGGERDSLLLHEQYHFNICEMYARRFRKQLMQTTLSPMKIEQQVKALFDEVWAAYVQAQNEYDEQTQHGLVNTEQNRWMREVDAELLQ; translated from the coding sequence ATGAAAAATTATTTCCTCGTCTGGATGTTCCTCCTGACCACTCCATTTCGCTTATTTTCTGCTGAATACATCTTAAACCTACATCCTGAATCCTGGAACATTAATCAGAAAGGTTATCATATCAGTGAGGTCCGGGACGGCCGAAATGATAAGTCAACAGGAACGGTAATGGTCACAGGAAAGATAATGACTGCCGGTTTTAAAAAATCACTGACAAGTGATCTATTGGATCTCGTTCAACACTCAGTAACCTTTGACTCAACCACAATTCCGGTCATATTGGAATTAAAGAAATTCAGATTAGATGTCAAAGGAAGTCCGGCAAAACATCAGGATGTGCTTGATTTCTCCATCCGTTTTTACAGAGAAATTGATGGTGATATTTTTGAATTGTTTCAACTCAACGGTAAACCCACAATGAATGTTCTGGGAAATATTCCGGAAGTAGCAGAAAAAAATATTCTTACTGCCATGAAGCAATCTTTACTGAATTTTGACCAATGGATGAAAGAGAATATCAATATTCCTCCTATGGCAAATAAAGTTGTGGTGGAATTTTTGCACAATATCAGATTAAAACCTGATATAGGTGACACGCTTATCTGGAGCGAAGGATATCAGTTAGCATGGACGGATTTTCTGGGACCTGTTAAAGCATCTGATTTTGCGGCTGAAAGTAATTGTATGTTTTATTACAAAGCCAGACCTGAAATTCAAAATGGAACTTTAACGCTCTACATAAATTTTGATGCTTGTTTTATAAAAAGAAGTTCATGGGTAAAAGAGGGTGGTGAGAGAGATTCGCTGTTGTTGCACGAACAATACCATTTCAACATCTGTGAAATGTACGCCCGAAGATTCCGGAAACAATTAATGCAAACAACTTTAAGTCCTATGAAAATCGAACAACAGGTAAAAGCACTTTTCGATGAAGTATGGGCTGCATATGTTCAGGCACAAAACGAATACGACGAACAAACCCAACATGGTTTAGTGAATACTGAACAGAATAGATGGATGCGGGAAGTGGATGCTGAATTGTTGCAGTAA
- a CDS encoding ABC transporter ATP-binding protein has translation MKLLLSYLKNYKKFVLLALVLAAINQCFSLMDPVIAGKMIDKFGVGYKNYANDSDRFIHEILYYLAALVGVAMVSRIAKNFQDYFVNVVVQRTGADMYKDGISHSLELPYHVFEDQRSGETLGKLQKVRSDSEKFIVSFISLVFQILVGLVFVITYSFTVHWLVAPVFLVTVPVLAMISSALSKNIKKVSKEILKETTSLAGSTTESLRNIELVKSLGLAGQEIERLNSTTGKILKLELKKVRFVRSLSFIQGTAVNLLRTAFVFLLYWLVFGENITLGQLMTLTFFSFFIFGPLQELGNAIAIYREAQASLQNFEDILNTPLEPRPENPVSIGKLEELRFDNVSFRHQTSKQFAVENINFTVRKGESIAFVGPSGSGKTTLVKLLVGLYLPEDGTIFYNNVAGTSIEKDELREQIGLVTQDSQLFSGSIRENLLFVNPKATDEECLAVLNKAACQSLMQRATNGLDSVIGEGGVKVSGGEKQRLSIARALLRQPNLLVFDEATSALDSITEEEITGTIRRLSDHNDHITIMIAHRLSTIMHANKIFVLEKGSIVESGSHDELLSSKGLYYAMWRQQIGERKRTDTVSANGNGNAVHA, from the coding sequence ATGAAATTATTACTTTCCTATCTTAAAAATTACAAGAAATTCGTCCTTTTAGCATTAGTTCTGGCGGCAATCAACCAGTGTTTTTCGTTAATGGACCCTGTTATTGCAGGAAAAATGATTGATAAATTCGGTGTTGGTTATAAAAATTATGCCAACGATTCAGACCGGTTTATACATGAGATCCTCTATTATCTTGCTGCCTTAGTTGGTGTAGCAATGGTTTCCAGAATAGCGAAAAACTTTCAGGACTACTTTGTAAATGTAGTTGTTCAGCGGACCGGAGCAGACATGTATAAAGATGGTATCAGTCATTCTCTTGAACTTCCATATCATGTTTTTGAAGATCAACGCAGTGGTGAAACACTGGGCAAACTTCAAAAAGTCAGGAGCGATTCTGAAAAATTTATTGTGTCTTTTATAAGTCTCGTGTTTCAGATCCTCGTCGGATTGGTATTCGTGATCACCTACTCTTTTACTGTGCATTGGTTAGTAGCTCCTGTATTTTTAGTTACAGTTCCTGTTCTTGCCATGATAAGTAGCGCCCTTAGTAAAAACATCAAGAAAGTCAGTAAAGAAATTTTAAAAGAGACTACCTCACTTGCAGGATCAACGACAGAATCATTACGGAATATTGAACTTGTAAAAAGTCTTGGCCTGGCCGGACAGGAAATTGAACGTCTCAACTCTACGACAGGAAAGATCCTGAAACTTGAATTAAAAAAAGTGCGTTTCGTCCGGAGTCTATCATTCATTCAAGGTACGGCTGTTAATTTACTTCGAACTGCATTCGTGTTCTTATTGTATTGGCTTGTCTTCGGGGAAAATATCACTCTCGGACAATTAATGACTTTAACATTTTTCAGCTTTTTTATTTTTGGTCCGCTACAGGAATTGGGAAATGCAATTGCAATCTATCGCGAAGCGCAGGCATCTTTACAAAATTTCGAAGACATCTTAAATACGCCATTAGAACCTCGTCCGGAAAATCCTGTGAGTATTGGAAAACTGGAAGAACTGCGATTTGATAATGTTTCATTCAGACATCAGACCTCTAAACAATTTGCAGTGGAGAATATCAATTTCACTGTTCGTAAAGGTGAAAGCATTGCATTTGTTGGTCCATCCGGTTCAGGTAAAACGACTTTGGTAAAATTACTTGTTGGCTTATACCTTCCTGAAGACGGGACGATCTTTTATAATAATGTTGCCGGAACTTCAATCGAAAAAGATGAATTGCGTGAACAGATCGGATTGGTAACTCAGGATTCACAATTGTTCAGCGGATCGATTCGTGAGAACTTACTTTTCGTAAACCCGAAAGCAACTGATGAAGAATGTCTGGCCGTTTTGAATAAAGCAGCATGTCAGAGTTTAATGCAACGCGCAACCAATGGTCTCGACAGTGTGATCGGTGAAGGCGGTGTAAAAGTTTCCGGTGGAGAAAAGCAGCGATTATCCATCGCTCGCGCCCTGCTTCGTCAGCCGAACTTGCTGGTATTCGATGAAGCTACCTCCGCACTCGATTCTATTACTGAAGAAGAGATCACAGGAACGATTCGTCGGTTGTCAGATCACAACGATCATATAACGATAATGATCGCTCACCGTTTAAGTACGATAATGCATGCCAATAAAATTTTCGTTCTTGAAAAAGGATCGATCGTGGAATCGGGAAGTCATGACGAATTACTTTCTTCCAAAGGTCTTTACTATGCAATGTGGAGGCAACAAATCGGAGAAAGAAAGCGTACAGATACTGTATCTGCGAATGGCAATGGAAATGCCGTTCACGCTTAA
- a CDS encoding VOC family protein — MIKGIHHIAIIVSDYERSKKFYTEILELKIVSENFRKERNSYKLDLSVNGEYKIELFSFPSPPPRVSQPEATGLRHLAFSVNDLESTITRLNKFGIVTEPIRTDEFTGNRFTFFADPDGLPIELYELK, encoded by the coding sequence TTGATAAAAGGAATTCATCATATTGCAATTATTGTTTCCGACTATGAACGGTCGAAGAAGTTTTATACGGAAATTTTAGAATTAAAGATTGTATCTGAAAATTTCAGAAAGGAAAGAAATTCATATAAACTTGACCTCAGTGTGAATGGCGAATACAAGATTGAATTATTTTCCTTCCCTTCTCCTCCGCCAAGAGTCAGTCAGCCGGAGGCAACCGGACTAAGACATCTTGCATTTTCAGTGAACGACCTTGAAAGTACAATTACAAGATTGAATAAATTTGGAATCGTTACAGAACCTATCAGAACTGATGAATTTACGGGGAATCGGTTTACTTTTTTTGCCGATCCTGATGGGTTGCCGATTGAACTTTATGAATTAAAATGA